The following nucleotide sequence is from Drosophila simulans strain w501 chromosome 3L, Prin_Dsim_3.1, whole genome shotgun sequence.
AGCAGTTCCTGAACAGCGCCCAACTGCGTGGCATTGGCGACATCGAGTATGCCCCGAAAACCGGTGAGAATCCCCTGCCCGAGGCGCGCAACGAGAATGGAGAGTTCGTCTACATGGGCCGCGTGATCGAGCATCCCGAGGAGTATGTGGAGGAGCACTACGATGCCCATCAGTACCATGGTCAGGATGGCTTGGGTCAGTTTGCCTATGGCTACAGGGACTGGAACCAGGGCAAGAACGAGAAGCGCGATGAGACGGGCAAGGTGACCGGATCGTACAAGTATGTCCAACCACATGGCCGTGACTTTGTGGCCAACTACTATGCGGATAAGACCGGTTTCCATGTGGAGGACAATCGTCCGGCACACCTTAAACTGCCGGCCACCAAGACTCCCGCTGTCCTCAAGGCCGAGGAGGAGCACTTCAAGCTGTGGGGTGAGCTGGCCGCCGCCGCTGGCCACAATCCCGATCCCTATGCCCCCGAGTACCAGCAGGAGGGTCGCTACCAGCCCACTGAGCCCGAGTACCAGCCCTACGTGCACGAGGAGCCGCCATATGTGCCCGGACCCGAGGAGACCGGCGAGCCCAAGGGCTTCTTCTATGCCTTCGACTACAATGTGCCCTTGTTGCGCAACAAGGAGGAGCGTGCCGAGCTGGAACGCCTGCGCGCCATCAACAACAAGGATGAGTAAGATTCAGATCATGATCTAGATCCTTGTGGATTTGGTGGCtccatcgcatcgcat
It contains:
- the LOC6737417 gene encoding uncharacterized protein LOC6737417; translated protein: MKCFILALLLATLASGENIFKINITPEEAQQFLNSAQLRGIGDIEYAPKTGENPLPEARNENGEFVYMGRVIEHPEEYVEEHYDAHQYHGQDGLGQFAYGYRDWNQGKNEKRDETGKVTGSYKYVQPHGRDFVANYYADKTGFHVEDNRPAHLKLPATKTPAVLKAEEEHFKLWGELAAAAGHNPDPYAPEYQQEGRYQPTEPEYQPYVHEEPPYVPGPEETGEPKGFFYAFDYNVPLLRNKEERAELERLRAINNKDE